The following proteins come from a genomic window of Penaeus monodon isolate SGIC_2016 chromosome 22, NSTDA_Pmon_1, whole genome shotgun sequence:
- the LOC119587362 gene encoding uncharacterized protein LOC119587362, with protein MFRSSCGGQPGGMAPVLGSSRKPPPRPFDAHLRLPKTPPSQNSVSQRDLQSIEQLKQRSFCSTTVSSRHLDHFSFLVWITFICQKLSLTRFYQSRKKVSFFPTSTGTSHLLGGLSPKTKASKTIPQQRHSPVSARQAFCKKYHLPDLTDTSSLGSRRITFCTLRGVRRCARRSGTKGLWTSECSPRVAGVRRGQDARLQCEVVAPTGSVLTWYKDGVSLNREGAQVEVGSTPQELLEEATNMLGLEEELSSTASTSASVLQISSVVYLDCVSNQHQATYKLEVRAPRSQKSYSRLFTVVIVGDESETLEEGPTCRLGGLVNALPRIYQHSPAAMGHVGDSVTLPCRSQGHNVTREWFLNDERISGDASYQISGTGDLIVRRLSAQGRTRYTAGWPARGSLPSLTLY; from the exons ATGTTCCGGTCCTCCTGTGGCGGTCAGCCTGGTGGCATGGCTCCTGTACTGGGGAGCTCGAGGAAACCACCTCCGCGTCCATTCGATGCACATCTGCGACTGCCAAAG ACTCCTCCATCCCAAAATTCAGTTTCACAAAGAGATCTGCAATCTATAGAACAATTAAAGCAGAGGAGTTTCTGCTCCACAACAGTTTCGTCCAGGCACCTGGACCACTTCAGTTTCCTTGTCTGGATCACTTTCATATGCCAAAAACTCTCGCTCACTCGATTTTACCAGAGCcggaaaaaagtttcttttttcccAACATCCACGGGCACAAGCCATCTTTTGGGTGGGTTGTCACCAAAA ACAAAGGCCAGCAAGACTATACCTCAGCAACGTCACTCCCCCGTATCAGCCAGACAAGCTTTTTGTAAAAAGTACCACCTACCAGATCTCACAGATACATCAAGTTTGGGTTCACGCAGGATCACCTTCTGCACGTTG AGAGGAGTGAGGCGGTGCGCGAGGAGGAGCGGGACGAAGGGGCTGTGGACGAGCGAGTGCTCGCCGCGAGTGGCGGGTGTTCGGCGTGGTCAGGACGCTCGCCTTCAGTGTGAGGTGGTCGCACCCACAGGCTCTGTCCTCACGTGGTACAAGGACGGCGTGTCACTGAACCGAGAG GGTGCCCAGGTCGAGGTAGGTTCCACGCCCCAAGAGCTTCTGGAAGAGGCGACCAACATGCTGGGTCTTGAGGAGGAGCTGTCCTCAACGGCGTCCACTTCCGCCTCCGTCCTGCAAATCTCCTCCGTCGTCTATTTGGACTGCGTCTCCAACCAACACCAG GCGACATACAAGTTGGAGGTGAGGGCACCACGGAGTCAGAAGTCTTACTCTCGTCTTTTTACTGTAGTTATCGTAG GTGACGAAAGCGAGACACTGGAGGAAGGCCCCACGTGCCGCCTGGGCGGCCTCGTCAATGCTCTGCCTCGCATCTACCAACACTCCCCCGCGGCCATGGGTCATGTAGGGGACTCCGTGACTTTGCCTTGTCGCTCGCAGGGTCACAACGTCACTCGGGAATGGTTCCTCAACGATGAGAGGATTTCTGGCGACGCCAGCTATCAA ATTTCAGGCACCGGCGACCTGATTGTGCGACGGCTGAGTGCACAGGGTCGCACACGGTATACTGCAGGGTGGCCAGCACGCGGTTCTCTGCCCTCATTGACACTGTATTAA